A segment of the Homoserinimonas aerilata genome:
AGTTCATCGCGCAGAAGGCGACCCCGCTGCTCGACAGTCTGGCGGCCGTTTCTGTGGGAATCATCGATGGTGTTCCGATGCTCGATCTGGCTTACACCGAGGATGTCCGTGCCGGCACGGACATGAACGTCGTCGCCACAGGGTCGGGCACCTTCGTGGAGGTACAGGGCACTGCGGAGGGCGCCCCGTTCGATCGCGCTGAGCTTGACGGGCTGCTCGATCTCGCAATTGCGGGCACGAACTCGCTGACGGAGCTGCAGCGGCAGGCCCTCGCTCGATGACCCGCACTCTCGTTCTGGCGACGCACAACGACCACAAGGTTGCCGAGCTGCGCCGCATCCTGGGCCCGCAGCTCGACGGCATCGAACTGCTCGGCTACGACGGGCCGGAGCCGGTTGAGGATGGCGACACCTTCGAGGCGAACGCGCTGATCAAGGCGCGGGCGGCGCATGCTCACACCGGGCTGCCCGCCATCGCCGACGATTCTGGCATCAGTGTGCTGGCGCTCGCTGGCGCGCCCGGCATCCATTCGGCTCGCTATGCCGGCACTCGCGATGATGTCGACAACTACCGTCTGTTGCTGAAGAACCTGGGCGATGCGACGGATCGCAGAGCCGACTTCATGTGCGCTGCGGCGTTCGTCGATGGCGATTTTGAGCATGCGGAGCTTGGCGTCTGGAAGGGCACGATCCTGCAGCAGCCGGTCGGCGCGGGCGGCTTCGGCTATGACCCGATCTTCCGGCCGGAGGGGCTCGAGGTGGCGTCGGCCGAGCTGAGCGCCGATGAGAAGAACGCGATCAGCCATCGGTCGCGCGCGTTCGCGGCGCTCATGCCTGTCGTGCGCGGGCGCCTTCTGGCGTAGGTCGACCCGGCCCTGAGTGAGGGGCTGTGGTTTCGCATCCGGCTATAGTTTCGGTATGCCGAAATTTGATCAGCCGGTGATTCGAAAGGGTCGCATCCGTCGAGGGATGTTCCTCCTCGGCCCCGCATTCGTCGCCGCGATCGCCTACGTCGACCCCGGCAACGTCGCCGCGAATCTCACCGGCGGCGCCAAATTCGGCTACCTGCTCGTGTGGGTGCTCGTCGCCGCCAACCTCATGGCCGCGCTCGTGCAGTACCAGTCGGCGAAGCTCGGCATCGTCACGGGGCGCACCATGCCGCAGCTGCTGGGGGAGCGGCTCTCGAAGCATCCGCGGCGCCTGTTCTGGGCGCAGGCCGAGCTTGTCGCCGTCGCCACCGATGTCGCAGAGGTCATCGGCGGTGCGATCGCGTTGCAGCTGCTGTTCGGGCTCCCGCTCGTGCTCGGCGGCGTCATCGTCGGCGCCGTCTCCATGATCATGCTGGGTCTGCAGAGCCGCTACGGTCAGCGCCCGTTCGAGTTCGTGATCGTGGGCATGCTCGCGGTGGTCGCCATCGGCTTCCTCGCCGGGCTCGTCGTGCGCCCACCCGATGGCGGCGCCGTGCTCGACGGGTTGCTGCCCCGTTTCGACGGAACCGAATCGGTGCTGCTGGCGGCCAGCATGCTCGGCGCGACGGTCATGCCGCACGCCATCTACGTGCACTCGGCGCTCGCCCGCGACCGCCACGGAAAGGCGAAGGGGGCGGATGATCGCGCTCGCCTTCTGAAGGCCACCCGCTGGGACGTCGTCATAGCGCTGGGTGTGGCGGGTGTCGTGAACATCGGCATGCTGCTGCTCGCCGCAGTGAACCTGCGTGACATCGACGGCACCGACACGATCGACGGCGCGCATGCCGCCATTGAGGGCGCGCTCGGCCCGGGGGTGGCGCTTGTCTTCGCGATCGGCCTGCTCGCATCCGGCCTCGCGTCGACCGCCGTCGGCAGCTATGCGGGCGCCACCATCATGGAGGGCCTGCTGCACAGGCGCATCCCCATCTTCGTGCGTCGGGTGGTGACCATGATTCCTGCGCTCATCGTTTTGGGGCTGGGCGTGAGCCCCACCTGGGCGCTCGTGGTGAGCCAGGTGTTTCTCAGTTTCGGCATCCCGTTCGCGCTTGTGCCGCTGCTGCGCCTCACGAATGATCGCTCGCTGATGGGCGAGGCGGTGAATCGTCGCTGGGTGAGCTGGGCGCTCGGTATCGTCGTACTGCTGGTGGTGGCGCTGAATCTGGCACTGATCGTGTTGACGCTGGCGGGAGGAGAGTCGTGAAGAAACCCGGCGCCCCGACATCCGTCGTCGAGGACTACGTGAAGGTCATCTATGCGCATACCGAGTGGCAGCCGGTGCCGGTGACGCCGTCGGTGCTCGCCGCGAAGCTGGGTCTGGCCGCGTCGACGGTCACCGAGATGGTCAAGAAGCTTGCGGTGGCCGGCCTGGTGACGCATGTTCCGTATGGCGCGGTGACGCTGACCGAGGAGGGGCGGATGCTCGCCCTGCGCATGGTGCGCCGGCACCGGCTGATCGAGACCTGGTTGGTGAGCTCCTTCGGTTACGGCTGGGATGAGGTTCACGATGAGGCGGAGGTGCTCGAGCACAGCCTCTCCGACCGCCTGTTGGAGGCGATCGCGGAGCAGCTCGGGCAGCCGAGCCGTGACCCGCACGGCGACCCGATCCCCTCGGCGGATGGCACAGTGCAGAGGCCGGATGCCGTGCTCCTGTCGGAGGCCCCCGACGGCTTCGAGGGCCGCATTGCGCGGATCAGCGACAGCGATCCGATGCTGCTGCGCTACCTCACGGCGGAGGCGGTGGAGCTGGATGCCCCCATCGCGGTGGTCGGGCGGCGGCCGTTCGGCGGCGCGCTCACGGTGCGGGTCGGCGCCACTGAACACGATCTCGGTGACGCTGCCGCGGCATCCGTCTGGGTGTCGCCGCTCTGAATCGCAGCCCGATGACTATTTGGGGTCGTTGCTGGGGTCCTGATCGAAGTAGGCCGGGTCGACGACGGCCTCGTCGGCCGTGAGCGGCGGAACCCCTGCCAGGCGGGCCTTGCGCGCCTTGCTGCTCGACTGCAGGTAGTGCCACACGGTCGGGATGGCGGTGATGGTGACGGCGCCGATGAGGATGACGTCGATGTACTCCTTGACGAAGTCGGCGACGGGCGGGATGTAACCGATGAGGTACCCGAAGAAGGTGAGCCCGAAGCCCCAGAGCACGGCGCCGATGAGGTTGTACAGCGAGTACTTCTTGTAGTTCATGTGGCCGACGCCTGCGGCGACCGGCACGAAGGTGCGCAGGATGGGCACGAAGCGGGCGAGGATGACCGAGATGCCGCCGAAGCGCTCGAAGAAGCGGTTGGTGCGTTCGACGTTCTCGCGACTGAACAGCCCGCTCTCCTTGCGCTCGAACACGCTCGGGCCGAACCTGTGGCCGATCAGGTAGCCGACCTCACCGCCCGCGAATGCGGCGACCCCGATCAGGATGCCCACCCACCAGATCTCGAGCCCGAAGACGAGCGAGGTGTGCGTGAGCAGGCCGGAGATGACGAGCAGCGTGTCGCCGGGCAGCAGGAAGCCCACGAGCAGCCCGGTCTCGGAGAAGACGATGAGGCACACGATGAGCAGGGCCCACGGGCCTGCGGACTGGATGATGGTCTCAGGGTCGAGCCACGGGATGAGTGCGAGGGGAAGCAAAAGCGGGTGACTCCAGTCGATCAGGCCTGGTGGATGCGCCGAGCGGCACTCACACAGAGTACCGCGCGCCGCTCACAGGAACCCTCAGGGTTAACCCCCGAATCGACCCCGAAAAAAGTACGGGAGAAGGGACTTGAACCCTCACGCCTTTCGGCACCAGAACCTAAATCTGGCGTGTATACCAATTTCACCACTCCCGCGAGCGGTGACCAGTCTAACCAGAGCGGCGGATGCGGGCGGCCGGGCAGGCGTCAGAGGTGCAGGGATCCGCGCACATGCGCGATGGTGTGCCGAGTCACGGCGGCGAGCGGCGCCCCGTGCTCGAGGGCGCGCATCGCCGCCTCGACCACGCCGCCGAGCAGCATGGCGGTGAGATCCACATTGCCGATCGCCGACGGGTTCTCTGCCGCGAGTTCGCGCAGCGCGGACATCAGAGGTGCCGCCTGTTCGCGGTGCAGTTCGCGCAGCCGGCCGCGGAACTCCTCGGGGAGTTGCGCGCCCGAGAGCGCGGCGGCGGCACGGTGTGCGCCGTCGGCGGCCAGGCGGAGCGTCTCACGAAGGTAGGTGTCGATGCGTTCCGCTGGCGGAGCATCCGAATCGAGCACCTCGAGCAGTGCCGCGTTGGCTTTGGGGAAGGCGTCTTCGATGATGGCGCCCAGGATGGCCGGCCCCGACGCGAAGTATTGGTAGACGGCCGGGCGGGAGAGCCCGGCGGCCGCACCGACGGCACCCGGGGTGACTGCCGAGACGCCCCCTTCGACGAGCAGCTCGGTCGCGGCGGCGAGGAGTGCCTCGCGTTGGTGCCTGCGATGCTCGGCGACGGTGGGTGCGGAAATGCGGGGCATGAGCCCAGTCTATTATACTGACACAAGTGTCAGGAACATTTGCCGACGCTGCCGTCAGCAAGCGGCGGCGATGTCGCGCATGTCCGACTCAGAGCACGTTGATGGCGACGGCACGCCATCTGTTGTCGAAGCCCTCCAGCCTGATGGCGACGGCGCGCGTACGGGCCCTGCCGCGCACGATCACGACCGCCTCGACGGCCCCATCGCGGGGCTCGTCGATCGTGACGGAGCCGATGGAGAAGCTGGGCCGGGTCGCAGCCTGACCCTTGGCCCGGCGCGCCCTGTCGGAGAGCACGACCCGCTTGAGCAGGTTCTTGTAGACGCCATCGTCGACCCAGCGGGCGATCTGCTGCAGGTCACGCGCTCCCGCAAGGATCTCGATGACACAGCGGGTGAGGTTCTCGAGCAGCGGGCGCGGGTCGGGAAGGGCCGCGGATGCTGCGGGCTGCTTGCCGAAGTAGGCGTCGGGCTCGTAGGGGGCGCGGATCACCTTGCTCGGAAGCGTCTGCGCTGCGAGGGTGAGGGGGCGTCGATGCGGGGGATGCGCCTGCTGGGGGCCGGATGCGGCCAGGGCTGTGCTCATGGGGGCTCCGTGGGGTAACGGTTCGGGATTTTCGGCTGACGATTCGGGGGGACCGTCTACCCCCGTAATGGGGGGTGCCTCGAGTGACTAAACCATTGATCCGAGAAATAGTCCACGCCCCCGATTCGGGGCTGTGGAAAACTTCCACGCGGAGAAGACGATTCGCCGTAACGTCTCCCCATGCGCTGGGACAATCTCTTCGACGATCTCGAAAGTCAGCTCGAACACGAGCTGACCGCCGAAGAGATCGATCTGCGCGCCGAAGAGGAGCGGCTGAGGCTCGCACGGCTATCCCTCCGCGATCGCATCCTTGCCGTGCAGGAGGCCAGGGGTGAGGCATCCGTTCCTCTCCTGCGCCTGCTTCTGGCCGGCGAGCGCATGATCGATGTGCGGGCGATCACATTCGGCCGCGACTGGTTCGCCGCAGAGCTGGTCGAACTCTCGGGCAGGCGCTCGCAGTGCGTCGTGCCGCTCGCCGCCGTCGCGGGGCTCGTGCTCACCCGTCAGCAGGTCGAACTGAGCCTGCGCCCCGTCGCCGGCTCCGAAGTCGTGCCGGTGCGACCCGTGGGGGTTCCGGATGCGGGGGCCGGCAGTTCTCTGTCGGCCCGCCTCGGGCTCGGTTATGTTCTGCGAGACCTGTGTCGCCGCCGCCGTGCCATCGAGCTGCATCTCGCCACGGGCATGCGGCTGCAGGGCACGATCGATCGGGTCGGGCGTGACCATTTCGACATGGCGCTGCACGATGCGGGCGTCGCCCGCCGGGAGCGCGATGTGACCCAGTACAGGGTCATCCCCTTCGAGGCGATCGAGCTCGTCAGGATCTAGCGCACGTCCCTGTCGGGGTCACTGCCCGCGCGGTGCGATCGTCAGCTCGGGGATGTCGGCGAACTCGGCCTGGTTCCACAGGTTCATGCGCCGCGCCTCTTCATACTTCGCCTCGATGTACGACTCGAGCACGGATCGCTCGACGCGCCAGTGCCCTCCCGCCCCGACCTTGATCGCCGGAAGCTCCGCGCTGCGCACGAGCGCATAGGCCTGACTCGCCGAGATGTTCAGGACCTCGGCCACGTCGGCCAGCGTCAGGAAACGGCCCAGCGGGGTCGAGTCCGGGGTGTGGTCGGTGCCAGTCATAGTTCGATTATGGACGCAGACAGAGCCGTCGAACGGGCCTGTGGATAACTTTCGAGGCCTGTGGCGGAATGTCTCCACTATTGAGTTTGGCACCGCACATCCGTGACCCCCGAGGAGACCCATGAGCTCGCTGACAGCCCACGACAGGCAGCCGAGTGGCCGTCGCACCCGTTCGCGGTGGTTCGACCCACGCCTGGCCATCGGTCTCGGCCTGGTCGTCGCATCCGTCGTCGGCGTCATGGCGATCGTCACTGCGGCCGACGACACCGTCACCGTCTACGCGGCTGATGGCACGCTTGCGGCAGGGGATGTGGTGACGTCGGGTGATCTGGTCGAGCGCAGGGTGCGTCTGGGTGAGCTCACCGGCAGTTATCTTGCGCCGGGCGGCGTCGTGGACGACGGCGTCGTCATCACCCGCACGGTCGTGAAGGGCGAGCTCGTGCCGATCTCCGCCGTGGGCAGCGCCGACGACGTGACCTCCGCATCCATCGTCGTGCCCGTGCTGGGGCAGTTGCCACGCTCGGTGGGAGAGGGCTCGCTCGTCGACCTGTGGGCGGCCGGCGCGGGGGAGCGCGGCGAGTACGAGACGCCCGTTCTTGTGGCCTCCGCGGCGACCGTGGTGCGCATCGCGGAGCAGGAGGGCATCGTCTCGGGCGGAGCCTCGGTGATGGTCGAACTCATGGTGCCGCGCGGTCTGACGGCGCGCATCCTCGAGGCGAAGGCCGACGGCGATGTGCTCTCGATCATCGCCTCGAGCGGCCAGGCGAGCGAATGAGCGGCGTCGGCCGCATCGCCCTCGCGGTCGTGCCGGGGCGTGAGGGCGGGCTCATCGACGATGTCGCAGCCCACGGCTACGACGTGACGGCCCGCTGCTCGAGTGCCGACGAACTGGCATCCGTGCTCGCGGCATCCCGCAGCGACTTCGCCATCGTCTCCTCCGTCGAGCGCTACCTCAACCCGCGCCTGGTCGCCGAGGCGGATGCCGCGGGCGTGCGCATCGTCGCCATTGCCGAGACGGATGCGGGGCGCCGGCATGCGGCGAACATCGGTCTGCATGAGGTCGTCGAGGGCGACGCCGACTGGGCTCGCATCGAGGCCGTGCTGCTCGGCGCCCCGCTCCGGGCGGAGGCGCTGCCGGGCCCCACCGGCGGGCGTGGCAATGTCATCGCCGTCTGGGGGCCTGCCGGGGCTCCCGGCCGTACGACGCTCGCCATCAACATCGCCGCCGAGCTGGCGTCGGCAGGGCACACGGTCGCGCTCGCCGATGTCGACACGCACAGCGGTTCCGTCGCTCCCACGCTGGGGTTGCTCGACGAGGCGCCCGGCTTCGCGGCCGCCTGCAGGCTCGCAGGCAGCGGCGCCCTCACGCGCGCCGAGCTGGAGCGCATAGGCCAGCGTTATTCCTCACCGCATGGCAGTTTCTGGGTGCTCACCGGAATCGGCAGGCCGAGCAGGTGGCCCGAGCTCTCCGCGGAGAGGGTTGTGGCGACGCTCGCGGAGTGCCGCAAGTGGGTCGACTACACCGTCGTCGACACGGGTTTCAACCTTGAGGGTGACGAGGAGATCGTGAGCGATCTGGCCGCGCCGCGCCGCAATGCAGCGACGATCGCCGCGCTCCGGGAGGCCGATCAGGTCGTCGCAGTGGGTTCGGCTGACCCGGTCGGGCTGTCGCGCTTCCTGCGCGCCCACGTCGATCTGCTCGAGACGATCGTCACCGAGCGCATCCTCGTTGTCATGAACAGGTTGCGCTCTTCGGCGATCGGTTCGTCCCCGGCGGCTCAGGTCACGCAGTCCCTCGAGCGTTTCGGCGGCATCACCGCGCCGGTGATGGTGCCGTACGACAGGCAGGCGACGGATGCCGCGGTGCTGACCGGCGCGACACTGTACGACGTCGCGGCGAAGTCTCCTGCGCGGGTGGCCATCGGAGCCCTCGTCACCCAGCGCATCCTGCCGCCGGCAGCTGCGCTGCCAGACCGCCGTCGCGGCATCCGCTGGCCATCGCGGGCTCGAAACACCATGAGGGCTGCCGAGGTGCCCGCAGCACCCACCGTGAGCAGGCTTCGCGGCTAGGAGAGAAGCCGTCTTCCCGCTCGTCGTCTGTCGTTAACCTGCTCTCCACCTGCCGGTCGAATCCGAAAGTTACCTTCGCTGAGTCGAGCGGAGGAGGTACCGGCTGTGACTGTTGTGGCGCTGGTACCTGCCCGTGGCGGTTCCCAGGGGGTACCGGGAAAGAACCTGCGACGTATCGGGGGGTTTCCGCTCGTCGCGCGGGCGGTGCGGGCAGCAAACGGGGGTTTGCGCGTAGACCGTGTGATTGTCACGACCGATGATGTCGAGATCGCACAGGTCGCCCGCTCCGCTGGCGCTGAGGTGATCGACCGGCCGGCCGAGCTTTCTGGCGCGACCGCGTCATCCGAGTCGGCGCTGCTGCATGCGCTCGACCAGCTCGACGAGCAGCCGCGCATCGTCGTCTTCATTCAGGCGACTTCGCCGTTCATCGACCCGACCGTGCTCGATGAGGCCATCCGCCGCGTCGATGAGGGCGAATGCGATGTGGTGTTCTCTGCGGTGCCGACGTATGAGTTCCTGTGGGGGCAGAACGACGGCGAGGCATCCGGAATCAATCACGACCCGACGTTCAGGCCGCGTCGGCAGGACCGCGAACCGCATTTCCGCGAGACGGGCGCCTTCTATGTGATGCGGGCCGACGGCTTTCGTGAGGCCGGCCACCGCTTCTTCGGGCGCGTGGGCGTGGCCGAGGTCGACGAGCTCGGCTCCATCGAGATCGACACGGAGGACGAGCTGCGGCTCGCCGAGGCCATCGAACCGCTGTGGACCGCACGCCACGGGGCAACCCCGAGGGTCGTCGAGCTCGACGTCGACGCCGTCGTCACCGACTTCGACGGCGTGCACACCGACAATCGGGCATCCGTCTCCGCCGACGGCGTCGAACGCGTCACGGTGCACCGCGGCGACGGCATGGGAGTTTCGCTGCTGCGCCGCGCGGGCGTGCCCGTGCTCATCCTCTCGACCGAGACGAACCCGGTGGTGACGGCGCGGGCGGCCAAGCTCGGCGTCGACGTCATCCAGGCATCCGACGACAAGGCTGCAGCTCTGCGCGTCTGGGCTGCCGACCGAGGACTCTCGCTCGATCGGGTCGCCTACCTGGGCAATGACGTCAATGACCTCGGATGCTTCGCAGCAGTCGGATGGCCGGTCGCCGTTCCCGACGCCCACCCCGATGCCCTCGCGGCGGCCCGCATCGTGCTGGCCACGCCCGGCGGTTCGGGTGCCGTGCGCGAACTGGCCGACCGGGTGCTCGCCGCTCGGGCATCCTTCAGCACCACCGACGTCGTGCCCTCGCACGACGTCACCACCACGACAGGAGAACGCAGATGACCGTTTCGATCCAGGGCACCCCCATCGGGGCCGGCCACCCGGTCTATGTGATCGCGGAGATCGGGCTCAACCACAATGGTGACGTCGAGCTCGCCAAGAAGCTCATCGACGTGGCTGCTGAGGCGGGCGCCCAGGCGGTCAAGTTCCAGAAGCGCACGCCCGAGATCTCCACGCCGGAGCACATGAAGCAGGTGCCGCGTGAGACGCCGTGGGGCACCATGAGCTACCTCGACTACCGCTACCGCGTCGAGTTCGACCGTGAGCAGTATGTCGAGATCGGCGACTACGCGACCCTCCGCGGCCTGGACTGGTTCGCTTCGCCGTGGGACGAGCCCTCCGTCGACTTTCTGGAGGATCTCGGTGTCGGCGCGCACAAGGTGGCCTCGGCATCCGTCACCGACCATGGCCTGCTCGCGCGGCTGGCGCAGACGGGCAAGACCATCATCCTGTCGACGGGCATGTCGACCCTGCAGGAGATCGACGCTGCCGTGGAGGTGCTCGGCACCGAGAAGCTCGTGATGCTGCACGCGACGTCGACGTACCCGCTGCCGCCCGAGGAGGCGAACCTGCGCACGATCCTCACCCTCCAGCAGCGCTACCGGAATGTGCCGATCGGCTACTCGGGTCATGAGCGCGGCCTGCAGATCTCGCTCGCCGCGGTCGCGCTGGGCGCTGTCGCGGTGGAGCGGCACATCACGCTCGACCGCACCATGTGGGGCTCCGATCACGCCGCGTCACTCGAGCCGCAGGGCTTCGAGCACCTGGTTCGCGACATCCGCATCATCGGCGAGGCCATGGGTGACGGCGTCAAGCGCGTCTTCCCGGGCGAGCTGGCACCTCTGGCGAAGCTGCGCCGGGTGCCCGCGCCCACGGCCTGAGGGGTGAGATTCCTCGTCGTCGGGGACTCCGACTCGTACATCAAATGGGGTGCGGC
Coding sequences within it:
- the rdgB gene encoding RdgB/HAM1 family non-canonical purine NTP pyrophosphatase — encoded protein: MTRTLVLATHNDHKVAELRRILGPQLDGIELLGYDGPEPVEDGDTFEANALIKARAAHAHTGLPAIADDSGISVLALAGAPGIHSARYAGTRDDVDNYRLLLKNLGDATDRRADFMCAAAFVDGDFEHAELGVWKGTILQQPVGAGGFGYDPIFRPEGLEVASAELSADEKNAISHRSRAFAALMPVVRGRLLA
- a CDS encoding Nramp family divalent metal transporter produces the protein MPKFDQPVIRKGRIRRGMFLLGPAFVAAIAYVDPGNVAANLTGGAKFGYLLVWVLVAANLMAALVQYQSAKLGIVTGRTMPQLLGERLSKHPRRLFWAQAELVAVATDVAEVIGGAIALQLLFGLPLVLGGVIVGAVSMIMLGLQSRYGQRPFEFVIVGMLAVVAIGFLAGLVVRPPDGGAVLDGLLPRFDGTESVLLAASMLGATVMPHAIYVHSALARDRHGKAKGADDRARLLKATRWDVVIALGVAGVVNIGMLLLAAVNLRDIDGTDTIDGAHAAIEGALGPGVALVFAIGLLASGLASTAVGSYAGATIMEGLLHRRIPIFVRRVVTMIPALIVLGLGVSPTWALVVSQVFLSFGIPFALVPLLRLTNDRSLMGEAVNRRWVSWALGIVVLLVVALNLALIVLTLAGGES
- a CDS encoding metal-dependent transcriptional regulator, with the protein product MKKPGAPTSVVEDYVKVIYAHTEWQPVPVTPSVLAAKLGLAASTVTEMVKKLAVAGLVTHVPYGAVTLTEEGRMLALRMVRRHRLIETWLVSSFGYGWDEVHDEAEVLEHSLSDRLLEAIAEQLGQPSRDPHGDPIPSADGTVQRPDAVLLSEAPDGFEGRIARISDSDPMLLRYLTAEAVELDAPIAVVGRRPFGGALTVRVGATEHDLGDAAAASVWVSPL
- a CDS encoding DedA family protein, which codes for MLPLALIPWLDPETIIQSAGPWALLIVCLIVFSETGLLVGFLLPGDTLLVISGLLTHTSLVFGLEIWWVGILIGVAAFAGGEVGYLIGHRFGPSVFERKESGLFSRENVERTNRFFERFGGISVILARFVPILRTFVPVAAGVGHMNYKKYSLYNLIGAVLWGFGLTFFGYLIGYIPPVADFVKEYIDVILIGAVTITAIPTVWHYLQSSSKARKARLAGVPPLTADEAVVDPAYFDQDPSNDPK
- a CDS encoding TetR/AcrR family transcriptional regulator — translated: MPRISAPTVAEHRRHQREALLAAATELLVEGGVSAVTPGAVGAAAGLSRPAVYQYFASGPAILGAIIEDAFPKANAALLEVLDSDAPPAERIDTYLRETLRLAADGAHRAAAALSGAQLPEEFRGRLRELHREQAAPLMSALRELAAENPSAIGNVDLTAMLLGGVVEAAMRALEHGAPLAAVTRHTIAHVRGSLHL
- a CDS encoding Rv3235 family protein, whose amino-acid sequence is MSTALAASGPQQAHPPHRRPLTLAAQTLPSKVIRAPYEPDAYFGKQPAASAALPDPRPLLENLTRCVIEILAGARDLQQIARWVDDGVYKNLLKRVVLSDRARRAKGQAATRPSFSIGSVTIDEPRDGAVEAVVIVRGRARTRAVAIRLEGFDNRWRAVAINVL
- a CDS encoding helix-turn-helix domain-containing protein, whose protein sequence is MTGTDHTPDSTPLGRFLTLADVAEVLNISASQAYALVRSAELPAIKVGAGGHWRVERSVLESYIEAKYEEARRMNLWNQAEFADIPELTIAPRGQ
- a CDS encoding AAA family ATPase — translated: MSGVGRIALAVVPGREGGLIDDVAAHGYDVTARCSSADELASVLAASRSDFAIVSSVERYLNPRLVAEADAAGVRIVAIAETDAGRRHAANIGLHEVVEGDADWARIEAVLLGAPLRAEALPGPTGGRGNVIAVWGPAGAPGRTTLAINIAAELASAGHTVALADVDTHSGSVAPTLGLLDEAPGFAAACRLAGSGALTRAELERIGQRYSSPHGSFWVLTGIGRPSRWPELSAERVVATLAECRKWVDYTVVDTGFNLEGDEEIVSDLAAPRRNAATIAALREADQVVAVGSADPVGLSRFLRAHVDLLETIVTERILVVMNRLRSSAIGSSPAAQVTQSLERFGGITAPVMVPYDRQATDAAVLTGATLYDVAAKSPARVAIGALVTQRILPPAAALPDRRRGIRWPSRARNTMRAAEVPAAPTVSRLRG
- a CDS encoding acylneuraminate cytidylyltransferase, encoding MALVPARGGSQGVPGKNLRRIGGFPLVARAVRAANGGLRVDRVIVTTDDVEIAQVARSAGAEVIDRPAELSGATASSESALLHALDQLDEQPRIVVFIQATSPFIDPTVLDEAIRRVDEGECDVVFSAVPTYEFLWGQNDGEASGINHDPTFRPRRQDREPHFRETGAFYVMRADGFREAGHRFFGRVGVAEVDELGSIEIDTEDELRLAEAIEPLWTARHGATPRVVELDVDAVVTDFDGVHTDNRASVSADGVERVTVHRGDGMGVSLLRRAGVPVLILSTETNPVVTARAAKLGVDVIQASDDKAAALRVWAADRGLSLDRVAYLGNDVNDLGCFAAVGWPVAVPDAHPDALAAARIVLATPGGSGAVRELADRVLAARASFSTTDVVPSHDVTTTTGERR
- a CDS encoding N-acetylneuraminate synthase family protein translates to MTVSIQGTPIGAGHPVYVIAEIGLNHNGDVELAKKLIDVAAEAGAQAVKFQKRTPEISTPEHMKQVPRETPWGTMSYLDYRYRVEFDREQYVEIGDYATLRGLDWFASPWDEPSVDFLEDLGVGAHKVASASVTDHGLLARLAQTGKTIILSTGMSTLQEIDAAVEVLGTEKLVMLHATSTYPLPPEEANLRTILTLQQRYRNVPIGYSGHERGLQISLAAVALGAVAVERHITLDRTMWGSDHAASLEPQGFEHLVRDIRIIGEAMGDGVKRVFPGELAPLAKLRRVPAPTA